A portion of the Calothrix sp. 336/3 genome contains these proteins:
- a CDS encoding Mu transposase C-terminal domain-containing protein, which translates to MLTESELEEWSASLDLSSAQYTIIQSIRSSPPSRRVRGNAGNVVGRYPSKKMGVVIQFESHHNELARIYEMEYDPDVLEYYDQPPKIKLQYTCLNGRRIGVLHTADFFVIRSKSAGWEECKTASELSALASKMPNRYQLDSNGKWRCPPGEEFALNLGLYYVVRSDKEINWKKQRNIYFLSDYLSINLEVPREDIVKIIKIISIFPGIKLSELLEKGINPDYIYKLIADQTVYVDLDSFSLSTELERISVFVNKETAEALDISRNDIAWSPRKFLDLSHVGAIGKWDGQIWHVINVGEKSISLLSESSQIISLPNQEWRRLIEQDKFQAISNTQNSQDIQEFFKCSSVEDCIEASRRYSIISGYLQGEKADFTEVPRRTFYRWVRKWLEADKQYGCGYLGLLPKHKNQTANQGKLPVQTQKLIDEFIENDYLNVKQKGKYATYCSLRQTCIDKGLIPPSYKTFLKNLKKIPQFETKLHRQGKRIAYKNECFYWELELTTPRHGDRPFEICHIDHTELDIELVSSYSKVNLGRPWLTFLIDAYSRRILAIYLTFDPPSYRSCMMVMRECVRRYGRFPSTLVVDGGKEFESIYFETLLAAYTCTKKTRPQAKPRFGSVCERIFGTANTMLIHNLQGNTQITRNPRGVTKSVNPKNLAIWTLGSLYQNLYDWAYEFYDNKEHPALSQSPRSMFEDGFLRTGLRSHKVIKYDGNFKIFTLPTTPKGTAKVIPNNGIKINNIYYWHNIFRHPEIEKTQVPVRYDPYDMGVAYAYVDNQWVTCISQHYSSLVGHSEREIRIASEEIRQRHSCANRQFVVTASSLAEFLNKSEQQEVILLQRMQDIEAKEIYATTPNNQTPVIQTTMIEMLELPIQEPEEKELIAEDIKPYEEFW; encoded by the coding sequence ATGCTGACAGAATCTGAGTTAGAAGAGTGGTCTGCATCACTCGATTTATCATCAGCGCAGTATACAATAATTCAGTCGATACGTAGTTCTCCACCATCAAGACGGGTGAGGGGAAATGCTGGAAACGTAGTCGGTCGATATCCAAGCAAAAAAATGGGTGTGGTGATTCAATTTGAGAGTCATCACAATGAGCTAGCGCGAATATATGAGATGGAATATGACCCAGATGTATTGGAATATTACGACCAGCCACCAAAAATAAAGTTGCAATACACTTGTTTAAATGGACGACGAATAGGAGTACTGCATACAGCAGACTTTTTTGTAATTAGGAGTAAAAGTGCAGGTTGGGAAGAATGTAAAACAGCATCAGAGCTATCAGCTTTAGCATCAAAAATGCCGAATCGCTATCAATTAGATAGTAATGGAAAATGGCGATGTCCCCCCGGAGAGGAGTTTGCTTTAAATTTAGGGTTATATTATGTTGTTCGCTCCGACAAAGAAATAAATTGGAAGAAGCAAAGAAATATCTATTTTTTATCTGACTATTTATCGATTAATCTCGAAGTACCAAGAGAAGATATAGTAAAAATAATCAAAATAATTTCCATATTTCCAGGAATAAAATTATCAGAATTATTAGAAAAAGGTATTAATCCAGACTACATATACAAATTAATTGCAGACCAGACGGTATATGTTGATTTAGATTCATTTTCCCTGAGTACAGAGTTAGAAAGAATTAGTGTATTTGTAAATAAAGAAACGGCTGAAGCACTAGATATATCAAGAAATGATATAGCTTGGAGTCCAAGAAAATTTCTAGACCTAAGTCATGTTGGAGCAATTGGAAAATGGGATGGACAGATATGGCATGTAATAAATGTAGGAGAAAAAAGTATCTCATTACTGTCAGAATCTTCACAAATAATCTCATTACCAAATCAGGAATGGAGAAGGTTAATAGAGCAAGATAAGTTTCAAGCAATCAGTAATACTCAAAATTCTCAAGATATACAAGAATTTTTCAAATGTTCATCAGTTGAAGATTGTATAGAAGCGTCGAGGCGTTATTCAATTATATCTGGTTATTTACAAGGTGAAAAAGCAGATTTTACAGAAGTACCAAGAAGAACATTCTACCGATGGGTAAGAAAGTGGCTTGAGGCGGATAAGCAATACGGTTGTGGATATTTAGGATTATTGCCAAAGCACAAAAATCAAACAGCCAACCAAGGAAAACTACCAGTTCAAACACAAAAACTAATTGATGAGTTTATCGAAAATGATTATCTGAATGTCAAGCAGAAAGGTAAATATGCAACATATTGTAGTTTACGCCAAACCTGTATTGATAAAGGATTGATACCTCCAAGCTATAAAACATTTTTAAAAAACTTGAAAAAAATACCACAGTTTGAAACAAAATTACATAGACAAGGGAAACGCATAGCCTATAAAAATGAATGTTTTTATTGGGAACTAGAGCTAACAACGCCAAGGCACGGTGATAGACCATTTGAAATTTGCCATATAGACCATACAGAATTGGACATTGAACTAGTAAGCTCTTACTCAAAAGTCAATCTAGGTCGTCCTTGGCTAACATTTTTGATAGATGCTTACTCCAGAAGAATATTAGCAATTTATTTAACATTTGACCCACCTTCTTACCGCAGTTGCATGATGGTGATGAGGGAATGCGTCCGTCGCTATGGACGTTTCCCATCCACTTTAGTAGTAGATGGTGGAAAAGAATTTGAAAGTATCTATTTTGAAACATTGCTCGCAGCCTATACTTGTACTAAAAAAACTCGCCCACAAGCAAAACCAAGGTTTGGGAGTGTATGTGAAAGGATTTTTGGTACAGCAAACACAATGCTAATCCATAACCTTCAAGGAAATACACAAATTACTCGTAACCCTAGAGGTGTAACTAAAAGTGTAAATCCAAAAAACTTAGCAATTTGGACACTAGGTAGTTTATACCAAAACCTATATGATTGGGCTTATGAGTTTTACGACAATAAAGAACATCCAGCACTAAGCCAAAGCCCTCGCTCAATGTTTGAGGATGGATTTTTAAGAACGGGATTACGCAGCCATAAAGTAATTAAATATGATGGCAATTTTAAAATATTTACTTTACCAACAACGCCAAAGGGAACTGCAAAAGTAATCCCTAATAATGGAATTAAGATTAATAATATTTATTATTGGCACAATATTTTTCGCCATCCAGAAATAGAAAAAACTCAAGTACCTGTGCGCTACGACCCTTATGATATGGGAGTTGCTTATGCTTATGTTGACAATCAATGGGTAACTTGTATTTCACAGCATTACAGTAGTTTAGTTGGACATTCAGAAAGGGAAATTAGAATTGCATCTGAGGAAATACGCCAGCGTCATAGTTGTGCAAATAGACAATTTGTCGTTACAGCATCGAGTTTAGCTGAGTTTTTGAATAAGTCAGAACAACAAGAGGTAATCTTACTGCAAAGAATGCAGGATATCGAAGCAAAAGAAATATATGCGACAACTCCAAACAATCAAACTCCAGTTATACAAACAACTATGATTGAGATGCTGGAATTACCAATTCAAGAGCCAGAAGAGAAGGAATTGATTGCAGAAGATATTAAACCATACGAGGAGTTTTGGTAA